The genomic segment AACTGGTTCGCCCTGGACGAGGATCCGGCGCAGGCACGGGCGCGGGTGCGGCCGTGGGTGGTCGGCTGCCTGCGTGAGTCGACCGCGCCGCACATCCGGCCGCTACCCTTCGCCGGAGACCTGCTGTCGCTGATCGAGCAGAAGGCGGACCTGGCGGCCGAACTGCCGCCGGAGTGGGTCGACCGGCTCAGCATCTCCGGGAACCTCGAGCGGTGCGTGGAACAGGTGCGCGCCCTGCACGGGGCGGGCGCGGAGTCCGTGGTGCTGATCCCGGTCGGGGACGAGGAGCAGGCCGTGGCGGCGGCGGGGGAGGTCGCGGCGGCGGCGAGGAACTGAACCCGGGGTCGCCGCCACTGGGGTCGGCGCCACCGGGGTCGCGGTCCCGGGAATGATCGCGGCATGAGCGAATTCGACATTCCCGGGACCGAGGTGCTCGAAGCGCGGCAGAAGCTGGTCCTCGACCACTTCCACGACGAGGTCGCCCAGGACTGGGACGCCACCCTGTCGACCTTCCCGCACCCGCACTACGAACTGATCGCCACGATGACCGTGCACGACGGCGACCACGCCGTGCGCGACTACTACCAGGCCACCCGGGCCGCGTTCCCCGACCAGCGGCACGAACTGATCGCCCTGCGCCACAGCGCGGACGCGGTGATCGTGGAATTCTGGCTGCTGGGCACGCACCTCGGCCCGTTCGGCAAACTGCCCGCCACCGGCTCGCCGTTCCGCGTGCGCATGACCGCGTACTTCGTCTTCGACGCCGAAGAAAAGCTGGTCTGCGAACGCATCTACTTCGACTCGCTGTCCATGCTGAAGCAGCTCATCGGCGGCGTCGACAAGAAGAACCCGAAAAACTGGCCGCTGCTGCTGAAACTCGTGCGCGGCCTGCTCACCATGGCAGGCGAACCCGCCGACCCACGCCTCACCGACACCACCGCCCCCACCCTCCGCCCCCTCCCCTGACCCCCACGTTCAGGAGTCCGAACCCCACGTTCAGGAAGCCGAGTTCCACACTCGCGCAGCCGAACCCCACACTCGCCCCATCCGCCCCCGAAGCCACCGATGACACGAATGTGGCTTTGGGGGCCGAATCCGCCCCGAAAGCCACATTTGTGTCCCCGGCCACGTCACCCTCAGCCGGTCACACCGGGCAGGCCGGGCGGTTGTCCGGCTCCGGGTCCGGCCAGTAGCCGAACGACGGGCGCACCGGGCTCAGGAGCCCGGCCGAGTAGCCCCGCGCGCGGATGGTGGCGTCGGAGTAGCTCTTGCCCAGTTCGAGCCCGCCGATGTTTTCCAGTTGTGCCACCGGTTCGTCGAAGTAGACGTGCTCGCGACCCTTGGGCTGCAAGCACTTCGACGGCACGAACGACCAGACCCCGTAGCTCTGGCCCGCCCGCGGCGCGCTGATCAGCGCCACGGACCCGTCCACCGTGACGTACCGGTAGCTCACCTTCGCCAGGTCCAACCGCACCCGCTGGCCCGCGTCCACCACATCGGGGCCGTCGCCGACCCTGGTGTAGTTCAGCGACGGCGTGCACTCGGCCGACGCGGTCAGGTGCACCCCGGTGCCGAAGGTGATCCGCCGCCAGCCGGTGCTGCCGTCGACGGTGACCTTGCGGACCGAATGGAACGGCGCGTTGATCGCCCCGACCCAGTCGCGCCAGCGATCGGCGTCGATGCCGCAGCGCTCCGGCACCCCGTCCAGTCCCCCCGGTTTGCTCGCCTTGGTCAGGTTCGCGCGCAGCACCCAGCCGACCGGGGTGGCCATCGCGTGCGGCGCGTTCACCTGGACGCGCGCCCACTCGCCGCAGTACGCGGTCACCTGCACCGGATCGCGGTCACGGGCGTTCGCCAGCACGAGCCTGCCCGGGTACTCGCGCACGGTGGCGCGGTCCCCGGCGATCGTGTCGGCGACCGCGTTCGTGCTGCCCGCCGCGGGCGTCGTGAACGCCCCCGCCGCGAGCAGTGCGACGAGCGCCACGACGCCGCGGCGGCTCTTCCTGTTCACCCTGTTCCTCCCTTCACCGACTACTGCGCCGCAGCGAACCACCCCGCGGCGAGCCGGATCGGGGAAACTGCACGGGTGGCACAGAGCCCTGCACGCGCGGACCGCCACCTGGCGGGGGATTCCCGCCGCGTGGCTGGCCGGGCACGGCCGAAGATGACGGCAGGACCCGAGCCGAGGGAGAACCGATGACCACGACCGCCCCAACCCCGCCGCCGTTCGACGCCGAACTGGCCGCCGCGCTGGAGGTGCTCCGTGAACAGATGCCCACCCGGTTCGCCGAAGTGGACATCCCCGCCCGCCGGGCCGAGTACGCCGGCCGCGAACTGACCGACGAGGACCTGCGCCACGGCGGCGACTTCGAGTTCGAGGAGCTCACCGTGCCCGGACCGGCGGACGGGCCCGAGGTGCGGTTGCTCGTCTGCCGTCCCGTCCGGGCCGCGGCCGGCGCGATCTACTACGTGCACGGCGGCGGCATGATCCTCGGCAGCGAGCGCTCCCCCGACCTTGCCTACGCCCTCGACTGGGCCGCCGAGCTCGGGCTTGCCGTGATCTCGGTCGGCTACCGGCTCGCCCCGGAGCACCCGCACCCGGCGCCGGTCGAGGACTGCTACGCCGGGCTGGAGTGGACCGCCGGGCAGTTCGGCACCGGTCCGATCGTGCTCGCCGGGGTCAGCGCGGGCGGCGGGCTCGCCGCGGCGACCGCGCTGCTCGCGCGTGATCGCGGCGGCCCGGAGCTGACCGCGCAGATGCTGCTGTGCCCGATGCTCGACGATCGCAACGACAGCGCGTCAGCACGGCAGATGACCGGGCTCGGCATCTGGGACAGCGCCGCGAACGAGGTCGGCTGGACCGCCCTGCTCGGCGACCGGCGCGGCACTCCGGACGTGTCGCCGTACGCGGCGCCCGCGCGGGCCGGGGACCTGTCCGGCCTGCCTCCGGCGTTCATCGACGTCGGCTCGGCGGAGACCTTCCGCGACGAGGCCGTCGAGTACGCGACGCGGTTGTGGCAGGCGGGCGGGCAGGCCGAGTTGCACGTCTGGCCCGGCGGGTTCCACGGGTTCGACGGCCTGGCGCCGCAGGCCGCGGTCTCCGCGGCGGCACGGGCCCCGCGACTGCCGTGGCTCCGGCGCGTGCTCGGCGCATGATGGGGGGATGAAGGATCTCGTCGGCCGGTTGTCCGCCCTCGACCCGGACGCCGGCGCGGCGGTCAAGGTGATCGCCTACTTCGACCGGCTGGTCGAGTCGCGGGCCGGGCCGGAGGCGATCGTGCGGGGTGCCGCGGTGCTCGCCGGGTGCGTGGCGCGGCTGAGTGTGCCGGAACGCCGCCTGCGGATCCGCGTCGACCCCGACGGACAGCGACTCGGCGACGGCACCCCACCGGACCCGGACTGGCCGCACGCGGAACTGCGGCCCGGCGGGGAGTTCTGGCTGGAGCGGCCCGGGCCCGCCGGTCCGGTCGGCGCGATGGTGGTCGAACGCGCCGTCTCGGCCGTGCACGGCGTGCTCGACCGGACCGCCGCGCGGGAGCCGCGCGAGGTCGTGCTGGACGCGGCCGCGCCGGTGGAGTCGCGGCTGCGCGCGGCCCGGCGGCTCGGTCTCGGTGAGACGGCCAGGGCCGTCGCGCTCGACGCCGGCCGGTTCCGGGTCGAGTCCGCCGGTACGCCGATCCCCGGCGAGCAGCGGCAGGGCGTCGGACCGGTGGTACCCGTGCTGGAGCTGCCCTCGTCGTGGGCGGCGGCCCGGACCGCGCTGCGCTTCGCCGCCACCGAGCCCGACCCCGGCCCGCGCGTGGTGCACGCCGACGAGCTGGGCGGACTCGCCGTGCTGGCCACCGCCGTCGGGCCGGACACCGAACCGGCGCCGGACGTGCTGGCGCTGGACCGCGCCCGGTCGAGCGCGCCGTGGGTACTGCCGACGCTGGTCGCCGTGGCGGCCAGCCCGAGCCTGCGTACCGCGGCGAGCACGCTGGTGGTGCACCATTCCACCTTGCAGGAACGACTCACCCAGGGTGAGCACCTGCTGGGCTGGCCGGTCCGGGAACCCCCGGGACGGCTGCGCCTGCACCTGGCGATCGCGCTGTGGCGCCTGCACCGGAACTTGGGGTAACCGTGACCGACCTGTCCACCGCCCACACCGCCGACCTCGGCGCGGCCACGCTCACCGCCGTGCGCGGACTGCTCGACGAGGTCTTCGAGGGCGACTTCTCCGATGACGACTGGGATCACTCGCTCGGCGGTATGCACGTCCTGGTGCACGAGAGCGGCGGCCTGATCGGCCACGGCTCGATCGTGCAACGGCAGTTCGTCCACGACGGCCGCGCGCTGCGTGCCGGTTACGTCGAGGCCGTCGCCGTCCGTGCCGACCGCAGGCGGCGCGGTCACGCGGGCCGGATCATGGCGGAACTGGAGCGCATCGCCCGGAACGCCTACGACCTGGGCGCACTGAGCGCCAGCGAGGAAGGCATCGCGTTCTACACCGCGCGCGGCTGGTCGCGCTGGCAGGGCCCGACCTCGGTGCTCGCCCCGGAAGGCTTGCAGCGGACCGAAGAAGACGACGACTCGGTCTTCGTGCTGCCCGGAAGCACCCCGCTGGACCGCACCGGGGCGCTGAGTTGCGAGTGGCGCAACGGAGATGTCTGGTAACCGCGTCCACAAAGGACCGCCCACGGAACGACCCGGCCGCCGTAGCGGCGACCCGCCGCCGGCACAACCTACTTGCGTCGGTAAGTCACCAACCCAGCCAAGGTTCCGGCATCTCTTGACCATGTCCACCACCGGGCGTATGGTCTAGACCACATCGAGCGGAGACCCCGCAGAGGAACGCAATTCTCCCTTCCCCCATGGCTTCACTGAAGGAGCTGACATGACCGCCAAGAGGAAACTGCTCGCCGCCGCACTGGGTGCCGCTGTCGCCCCGGTCGCGCTGGTGGCCATTCCGGCCGGTACGGCCAGCGCCCACGGCTACGTCAACGCCCCCGCCAGCCGCCAGGCGCAGTGCGCGCAGGGCGTGGTCGAATGCGGTGCGATCTCCTACGAACCGCAGAGCGTGGAAGGCCCCAAGGGCCTGCGCGAGTGCAACGGCGGGGTGCCGCAGTTCGCCGAACTGAACGACAACAGCAAGCCGTGGCAGGCGGCTCCGGTCGGCCGGACGGTGAACTTCACCTGGACCTTCACCGCGCGCCACAAGACCTCGAACTACGAGTACTACGTGGGCGGGCAGAAGGTCGCCGACATCGACGGTGGCGGCCAGCAGCCGCCGGCCACGGTCACCCACGAGGTGAACCTGCCCGCCAGCGGCCGTCAGACCGTGCTGGCCATCTGGAACGTCGCGGACACCACGAACGCCTTCTACGCCTGCATCGACCTGCAGGTCAGCTGATCCACCCGCGGAGGGCGGCCGGGGAACGGCCGCCCTCCGCGCTGACTAGACTTTCGACCGTGGAAGCCGCGCTGGTACTGGAATTGCTGCGCGAGGTCGACGCGGCGGGCGCGCGGGTGTGGATCGGCGGCGGCTGGGGCGTCGACGCCCTGGTCGGCAGGCAGACTCGACCGCACGCCGATCTGGATCTGATCCACGACGAAACCGGTGAACCCGCCGCACTGGCGGTGCTGGCCGACGCGGGTTTCGCCGAAACGCTGAACTTGCGGCCCGTGCGGTTCGTCTGGGACGGTCCCGCCGAAGTGGACCTGCACCCGGTCACGTTCGCCGCGGACGGCTCGGCCACCCAGGCGGCCGACGACCAGGGCGCGACTTTCCACTACCCCGCCGACTGCTTCGTCACCGGCCGGATCGACGGCGTCGAAGTGCCATGTCTTTCCGTGGCCCAGCAACTGCGCTTTCACCAGGGCTATCCCCCGCGGGACCGCGACCGGCACGACATGGCCCTCCTGCGTGCCGAATTCGGCGTGAACCCCGCGTTCTAGGCCGGTGGTGTCCCGTCCCCGAACGGGCGCCCGCCCAGTTCTTCGCGCCCGTGCGGCGTCGCCCAGCCCGACAGGTCCGGTCCGGCCGGGACGATCCCGCTGGGATTGATGTTGTCGTGCACCACGTAGTAGTGGCGCTTGATGTGGTCGAAGTCGACGGTGTCGCCGAACCCGGGGGTCTGGAACAGATCGCGGGTGTAGGCCCAGAGCACCGGCATCTCGGTGAGCTTGAGCAGGTTGCACTTGAAGTGGCCGTGGTAGACCGCGTCGAAGCGGACCAGGGTGACGAACAGCCGGATGTCGGCCTCGGTGATCGTGTCACCGACCAGGTAGCGGCGGGATTCCAGGCGCTGGGACAGCTCGTCGAGCCGGTCGAACAGGCGGTTGAAGCGGCGGTCGTAGGCGGCCTGGTCGCGGGTGAAGCCGATGGCGTAGACGCCGTTGTTGATGTCGCGGAAGACCACCTCGTTGACCGCGTCGATCTCGGCACGCAGGTGCTCGGGGTACAGCTCGGGCGCGCCTTCGCGGTGGTGGGCGGTCCATTCCGTGGAGAAGTCGAGGGTGAGCTGCGGGTAGTCGTTCGAGACGAGCTTGCCGCTGGGCACGTCGACCAGCGCGGGCACGCTCACGCCACCGTCGTAGCCGGGCTCGGCGGCCTGGTAGGCCTCGGCCAGGAAGCGGATGCCCAGCACCGGGTCGCGGTCGCCGGGGTCGAGGGTGAAGCGCCAGCTGCGTTCGTCCTGGATGGGGTCCACCACGGCCATCGAGATCGCGTCCTCGAGCCCGAGCAGCCGCCGCACGATGATCGCGCGGCTCGCCCACGGGCACGCGCGGCTGACCACCAGCCGGTACCGCCCCGCCTCCACCGGCCACGGCGACGACCCGTCGGCCAGCGGCCGCCCCTGGAAGTGGTTCGGGGCCCGCTTGAACTCCTCAGCCATGCTTCCCACCCTAGCCCCGGAGAAGGTCACCCGCGTTCCGGTGGCCGGAAGGGACGGTTCCCCATCGGCGCGTGACAGGCGGATCATGTCGCCGTGGCACTACTCGACGAAGCACAGTGGCAGGGCAAGGTCTTCACCGGCGGCTGGGAGTCGACCGGCGCCGACGGCCTGGTGACCGAACCGGCGACGGGCGCCGAACTCGGCAGGTACGGGCTGGCGGATCCGGCGGCGATCGCCCGGTCCGCCGAGCGCGCCGCGCAGGCGCAGCGCGACTGGGCGGCCCGGCCGTTCCAGGAGCGCGCGGCGGTGCTGCGGCGCGCCGGTCGGCTGTGGGAGGAACACGCCGACGAACTGCGTGGCTGGCTCGTCCGCGAGGCGGGCAGCGTGCCCGGCAAGGCCGACTTCGAACTCCACGTCGCGGCGCAGGAGTGCTACGAAGCGGCGACGCTCCCCTCGCGTCCGCTCGGCGAGCTGCTGCCCAGCGAGGCGCCTCGCACGAGCATGGTGCGCCGCGTGCCCGCGGGCGTGGTCGGCGTGATCGCGCCGTTCAACGCGCCGCTGATCCTGTCCATCCGCTCGGTCGCGCCCGCGCTGGCGCTGGGCAACGCGGTCGTGCTCAAGCCCGACCCGCGGACCGCGGTGTGCGGCGGGTTCGCGCTCGCGGCGGTCTTCGCCGAGGCCGGGCTGCCCGAGGGCGTGCTGCACGTGCTGCCCGGTGCCGCCGCGGCCGGAGCGGCCCTCGTCGAGGACCCGCACGTGCGGGTCATCTCGTTCACCGGGTCCACCGCCGCCGGTCGCGCGGTCGGCGAGCTCGCCGGCCGCCACCTCAAGCGCGCCCACCTCGAACTGGGCGGCAACTCCGCGCTGCTCGTGCTCGCCGACGCCGACCTCGACCACTGCATCAGCGCCGCCGCCTGGGGTTCCTTCTTCCACCAGGGCCAGATCTGCATGACCACCGGCCGTCACCTGGTGCACGAATCGCTCTACGACGAATACGTGGCGCGCCTGGCCGAGAAGGCGGACAGCCTGCCGGTCGGGAACCCGGCCACCGAGCCGGTCGCGCTCGGCCCGATCATCGACGGCGGGCAGCGCGACAAGATCCACCGGCTGGTCGAGTCCAGTGTGGACAGCGGGGCGCGGCTGGCCGCGGGCGGCACCTACGAGGACCTGTTCTACCGGCCGACGGTGCTCGCCGACGCCGGGCCGGAGGTGCCGGCCTACGCGCAGGAGGTCTTCGGGCCGGTCGCCCCGGTCGCCCGCTTCGGCAGCGACGACGAGGCCGTGGCACTGGCCTCCGCCAGCGAGTACGGCCTTTCGCTGGGCATCGTCACGCCGGACGTCTCGAAAGGACTGTCGCTGGCCGACCGCATCCCGACCGGGATCGCGCACATCAACGACCAGACGGTCAACGACGAGGCCCACGCCCCGTTCGGCGGCGTGCTCGCCTCCGGCACCGGCTCGCGCTTCGGCGGCGCGGCG from the Amycolatopsis magusensis genome contains:
- a CDS encoding alpha/beta hydrolase; protein product: MTTTAPTPPPFDAELAAALEVLREQMPTRFAEVDIPARRAEYAGRELTDEDLRHGGDFEFEELTVPGPADGPEVRLLVCRPVRAAAGAIYYVHGGGMILGSERSPDLAYALDWAAELGLAVISVGYRLAPEHPHPAPVEDCYAGLEWTAGQFGTGPIVLAGVSAGGGLAAATALLARDRGGPELTAQMLLCPMLDDRNDSASARQMTGLGIWDSAANEVGWTALLGDRRGTPDVSPYAAPARAGDLSGLPPAFIDVGSAETFRDEAVEYATRLWQAGGQAELHVWPGGFHGFDGLAPQAAVSAAARAPRLPWLRRVLGA
- a CDS encoding GNAT family N-acetyltransferase; the protein is MAPAPELGVTVTDLSTAHTADLGAATLTAVRGLLDEVFEGDFSDDDWDHSLGGMHVLVHESGGLIGHGSIVQRQFVHDGRALRAGYVEAVAVRADRRRRGHAGRIMAELERIARNAYDLGALSASEEGIAFYTARGWSRWQGPTSVLAPEGLQRTEEDDDSVFVLPGSTPLDRTGALSCEWRNGDVW
- a CDS encoding lytic polysaccharide monooxygenase auxiliary activity family 9 protein → MTAKRKLLAAALGAAVAPVALVAIPAGTASAHGYVNAPASRQAQCAQGVVECGAISYEPQSVEGPKGLRECNGGVPQFAELNDNSKPWQAAPVGRTVNFTWTFTARHKTSNYEYYVGGQKVADIDGGGQQPPATVTHEVNLPASGRQTVLAIWNVADTTNAFYACIDLQVS
- a CDS encoding nucleotidyltransferase domain-containing protein; the encoded protein is MEAALVLELLREVDAAGARVWIGGGWGVDALVGRQTRPHADLDLIHDETGEPAALAVLADAGFAETLNLRPVRFVWDGPAEVDLHPVTFAADGSATQAADDQGATFHYPADCFVTGRIDGVEVPCLSVAQQLRFHQGYPPRDRDRHDMALLRAEFGVNPAF
- a CDS encoding benzaldehyde dehydrogenase, with product MALLDEAQWQGKVFTGGWESTGADGLVTEPATGAELGRYGLADPAAIARSAERAAQAQRDWAARPFQERAAVLRRAGRLWEEHADELRGWLVREAGSVPGKADFELHVAAQECYEAATLPSRPLGELLPSEAPRTSMVRRVPAGVVGVIAPFNAPLILSIRSVAPALALGNAVVLKPDPRTAVCGGFALAAVFAEAGLPEGVLHVLPGAAAAGAALVEDPHVRVISFTGSTAAGRAVGELAGRHLKRAHLELGGNSALLVLADADLDHCISAAAWGSFFHQGQICMTTGRHLVHESLYDEYVARLAEKADSLPVGNPATEPVALGPIIDGGQRDKIHRLVESSVDSGARLAAGGTYEDLFYRPTVLADAGPEVPAYAQEVFGPVAPVARFGSDDEAVALASASEYGLSLGIVTPDVSKGLSLADRIPTGIAHINDQTVNDEAHAPFGGVLASGTGSRFGGAAANIEAFTETRWVTLRGDVAGYPF
- a CDS encoding ester cyclase — protein: MSEFDIPGTEVLEARQKLVLDHFHDEVAQDWDATLSTFPHPHYELIATMTVHDGDHAVRDYYQATRAAFPDQRHELIALRHSADAVIVEFWLLGTHLGPFGKLPATGSPFRVRMTAYFVFDAEEKLVCERIYFDSLSMLKQLIGGVDKKNPKNWPLLLKLVRGLLTMAGEPADPRLTDTTAPTLRPLP
- a CDS encoding helix-turn-helix domain-containing protein, giving the protein MKDLVGRLSALDPDAGAAVKVIAYFDRLVESRAGPEAIVRGAAVLAGCVARLSVPERRLRIRVDPDGQRLGDGTPPDPDWPHAELRPGGEFWLERPGPAGPVGAMVVERAVSAVHGVLDRTAAREPREVVLDAAAPVESRLRAARRLGLGETARAVALDAGRFRVESAGTPIPGEQRQGVGPVVPVLELPSSWAAARTALRFAATEPDPGPRVVHADELGGLAVLATAVGPDTEPAPDVLALDRARSSAPWVLPTLVAVAASPSLRTAASTLVVHHSTLQERLTQGEHLLGWPVREPPGRLRLHLAIALWRLHRNLG
- a CDS encoding glutathione S-transferase family protein, whose protein sequence is MAEEFKRAPNHFQGRPLADGSSPWPVEAGRYRLVVSRACPWASRAIIVRRLLGLEDAISMAVVDPIQDERSWRFTLDPGDRDPVLGIRFLAEAYQAAEPGYDGGVSVPALVDVPSGKLVSNDYPQLTLDFSTEWTAHHREGAPELYPEHLRAEIDAVNEVVFRDINNGVYAIGFTRDQAAYDRRFNRLFDRLDELSQRLESRRYLVGDTITEADIRLFVTLVRFDAVYHGHFKCNLLKLTEMPVLWAYTRDLFQTPGFGDTVDFDHIKRHYYVVHDNINPSGIVPAGPDLSGWATPHGREELGGRPFGDGTPPA